One Streptomyces sp. RPA4-2 genomic window carries:
- the ligA gene encoding NAD-dependent DNA ligase LigA, whose amino-acid sequence MAGDKDAQPNPLPAEAREQHARLAEQIEEHRFRYYVKDQPVVSDTEFDKLLRSLEALEERYPELRTPDSPTQKVAGAYETEFTSVRHRERMLSLDNAFSDLELAAWAERVAKDVGASVYHFLCELKVDGLAVNLTYEHGRLTRAATRGDGRTGEDITPNVRTIAEIPDRLRGDHFPDLVEIRGEVYFPMEKFAELNARLVEAGDKPFANPRNAAAGSLRQKDPRVTASRPLHMVVHGIGALEGFEGLTRLSGAYELLHSWGLPTTRYAKVVDDLDGVREFITYYGENRHSVEHEIDGVVVKLDEIRLQGRLGSTARAPRWAIAWKYAPEEVNTKLVDIKVGVGRTGRVTPYAQVEPVTVAGSEVEFATLHNQEVVKAKGVLIGDTVVLRKAGDVIPEILGPVVDLRDGTEREFVMPAECPECGTPLRAMKEGDIDLRCPNSRACPAQLRERVSYLAGRECLDIEHFGNVAAAALTRPLEPAAPPLVDEGDLFDLTAGQLLPIKAYVLDQDSGLPKRDPKTGEEKVVTVFANQKGEPKKNTLALLDNIAEARNRPLARFINGLSIRHVGPVAAEALAREFRSIDRVEQATEAELAAVDGVGGIIAASVKEWFAEDWHREIIRKWRAAGVRMEDEGSGEDEGPRPLEGLTVVVTGTLEHHTRDGAKDALQSQGAKVTGSVSKKTSFVVVGENPGSKYDKAMQLKVPVLNEDGFAVLLEQGPEAAAEVALPTEE is encoded by the coding sequence GTGGCCGGCGACAAGGACGCACAGCCCAACCCCCTGCCCGCCGAGGCGCGCGAGCAGCACGCGCGGCTGGCCGAGCAGATCGAGGAGCACCGCTTCCGGTACTACGTGAAGGACCAGCCGGTCGTCAGTGACACGGAGTTCGACAAGCTGCTGCGTTCCCTGGAGGCGCTGGAGGAGCGGTATCCCGAGCTGCGCACCCCCGACTCCCCGACCCAGAAGGTCGCGGGCGCGTACGAGACCGAGTTCACGTCCGTGCGGCACCGCGAGCGCATGCTGTCGCTGGACAACGCCTTCAGCGACCTGGAGCTCGCCGCCTGGGCGGAGCGGGTCGCGAAGGACGTCGGCGCCTCCGTGTACCACTTCCTGTGCGAGTTGAAGGTCGACGGCCTCGCGGTCAACCTCACCTACGAGCACGGCCGCCTGACCCGCGCGGCCACCCGGGGCGACGGCCGTACGGGCGAGGACATCACGCCCAACGTGCGGACGATCGCGGAGATCCCGGACCGCCTCCGGGGCGACCACTTCCCGGACCTGGTGGAGATCCGCGGCGAGGTCTACTTCCCGATGGAGAAGTTCGCGGAGCTCAACGCCCGTCTGGTCGAGGCCGGTGACAAGCCCTTCGCCAACCCCCGTAACGCGGCGGCGGGTTCGCTGCGCCAGAAGGACCCGCGCGTCACCGCGAGCCGCCCGCTGCACATGGTGGTCCACGGAATCGGCGCCCTGGAGGGCTTCGAGGGCCTGACCCGCCTCTCCGGTGCGTACGAACTGCTGCACTCCTGGGGCCTGCCGACCACGCGGTACGCGAAGGTGGTCGACGACCTCGACGGCGTACGGGAGTTCATCACGTACTACGGGGAGAACCGGCACTCCGTGGAGCACGAGATCGACGGGGTGGTCGTCAAGCTCGACGAGATCCGTCTCCAGGGCCGCCTCGGTTCCACGGCCCGCGCCCCACGCTGGGCCATCGCCTGGAAGTACGCGCCGGAAGAGGTCAACACCAAGCTGGTCGACATCAAGGTCGGCGTCGGCCGTACGGGGCGCGTCACCCCGTACGCGCAGGTCGAGCCGGTCACCGTGGCGGGCTCGGAGGTCGAGTTCGCGACCCTGCACAACCAGGAGGTCGTGAAGGCCAAGGGCGTCCTCATCGGGGACACGGTCGTGCTGCGCAAGGCCGGCGACGTCATCCCGGAGATCCTCGGGCCGGTGGTGGATCTCCGCGACGGCACCGAGCGGGAGTTCGTGATGCCGGCCGAGTGCCCCGAGTGCGGGACGCCGCTGCGCGCCATGAAGGAAGGCGACATCGACCTGCGTTGCCCCAACAGTCGAGCCTGCCCGGCCCAGTTGAGAGAGCGCGTCTCCTACCTCGCGGGCCGGGAGTGCCTCGACATCGAGCACTTCGGCAACGTGGCCGCGGCGGCGCTGACCCGGCCACTGGAGCCCGCCGCCCCGCCGCTCGTCGACGAGGGCGACCTCTTCGACCTCACGGCCGGGCAACTGCTCCCCATCAAGGCGTACGTCCTCGACCAGGACAGCGGCCTGCCCAAGCGGGACCCCAAGACCGGTGAGGAGAAGGTCGTCACGGTCTTCGCCAATCAGAAGGGTGAGCCGAAGAAGAACACGCTCGCCCTGCTGGACAACATCGCCGAGGCGAGGAACCGTCCGCTCGCCCGCTTCATCAACGGCCTCTCCATCAGGCACGTCGGCCCGGTGGCCGCCGAGGCGCTGGCCCGCGAGTTCCGTTCCATCGACCGCGTCGAGCAGGCCACCGAGGCGGAACTCGCCGCGGTCGACGGGGTCGGCGGGATCATCGCGGCCTCGGTCAAGGAGTGGTTCGCGGAGGACTGGCACCGCGAGATCATCCGCAAGTGGCGGGCGGCGGGCGTCCGTATGGAGGACGAGGGTTCCGGCGAGGACGAGGGCCCCCGACCGCTCGAGGGACTCACCGTCGTCGTCACCGGCACGCTCGAACACCACACGCGCGACGGCGCGAAGGACGCCCTGCAGAGCCAGGGAGCGAAAGTGACCGGTTCTGTTTCGAAGAAGACATCTTTTGTCGTAGTGGGCGAGAATCCTGGATCGAAGTACGACAAGGCCATGCAGCTCAAAGTTCCCGTTCTGAACGAGGACGGCTTCGCCGTTCTGCTCGAACAGGGACCGGAGGCCGCCGCGGAAGTCGCGCTTCCGACCGAGGAGTAG